A genomic region of uncultured Paludibaculum sp. contains the following coding sequences:
- a CDS encoding class I SAM-dependent methyltransferase codes for MANPDKSNGYEEVASLYLSGRGRNRSGIGASVVAEWSGLLAPGAAVLDLGCGTGVPVSQVLIERGFHLYGVDAAPSMITAFRARFPGAPAECAAVEDSTFFGRTFDGIVAWGLFFLLSAEVQRTLIRRVAAALTGGGRLLFTAPSQICSWSDTMTGRTSVSLGYEAYETTLTEEGLSLVGTFVDEGENYYYSARKA; via the coding sequence GTGGCGAATCCCGATAAGTCGAATGGCTATGAAGAAGTCGCGTCTCTTTACCTGTCCGGACGCGGGCGGAATCGCTCTGGAATCGGTGCTTCGGTGGTGGCAGAGTGGTCCGGGTTGCTGGCTCCTGGAGCCGCCGTTCTCGACCTTGGATGCGGGACCGGTGTGCCGGTTTCACAGGTCCTGATCGAGCGTGGGTTCCATCTGTACGGAGTGGACGCGGCCCCCAGTATGATTACCGCCTTCCGCGCACGATTTCCAGGCGCCCCCGCGGAGTGTGCCGCCGTCGAGGACTCTACGTTCTTCGGCCGGACGTTTGACGGGATTGTTGCCTGGGGGCTTTTCTTTTTGCTCTCCGCGGAGGTTCAGCGCACATTGATCCGGCGTGTGGCCGCGGCGTTGACCGGCGGCGGACGGCTGCTGTTCACCGCGCCGTCTCAGATCTGCTCCTGGTCGGATACCATGACCGGACGCACATCCGTCTCCCTTGGCTACGAGGCATACGAGACCACCCTGACGGAAGAAGGCCTATCACTGGTCGGGACCTTTGTGGACGAAGGTGAAAACTACTACTACTCCGCACGGAAGGCGTAG
- a CDS encoding MBL fold metallo-hydrolase gives MLFTRTRTICSTAFLLLLGAATAWGQANGNLQLHFIDVGQGDGALMITPAGKVVLFDAGMDLGVENCTKITSYLDQLGITAIDAIVVSHYHTDHIGCLPEVLEGRTLSGLVYDRGQSYTTQSYKRYVAAVKEHRQATVLGDTVSFDTGANQVLMRVIAVNGAGVPTTNENDLSVAVTVAFGNFRAEIGGDLSGEDTDNYADIETVVAPNVGPLDVYKVHHHCSKYSTNANWLLTTSPTVGIISTGDTNTYGHPAPACLDRLHQAGTKMYWTERGNGGPPTAGVDKIGKNIIVEMAPGANTYTVQYSGGTDTHALKNTAGTPPPIAPKFSWSARPGARLYHLSTCAYVGNISPANLQRGDTPPPNKTLHADCPVHH, from the coding sequence ATGTTGTTCACCAGGACTCGGACAATTTGCTCGACCGCGTTTCTGCTCTTGCTCGGCGCCGCCACGGCGTGGGGACAGGCAAATGGCAACCTACAACTGCACTTCATCGACGTCGGCCAGGGAGATGGCGCGCTGATGATCACTCCGGCCGGCAAGGTCGTGCTGTTCGATGCGGGCATGGACCTGGGCGTGGAGAACTGCACGAAAATCACGTCCTATCTCGACCAGCTCGGGATAACAGCCATCGACGCCATTGTCGTCAGTCACTATCACACGGACCATATTGGGTGTCTCCCGGAAGTGCTGGAAGGGCGCACCCTCTCCGGCTTGGTGTACGATCGCGGCCAATCGTATACAACCCAGTCGTACAAGCGCTATGTGGCCGCAGTTAAGGAACATCGGCAGGCCACGGTCCTCGGCGATACGGTTTCCTTTGACACCGGCGCAAACCAGGTTCTGATGCGTGTGATCGCAGTCAATGGAGCCGGCGTTCCCACGACAAACGAAAACGATCTGAGCGTGGCCGTGACCGTCGCATTTGGTAATTTTCGAGCGGAAATCGGTGGCGACCTTTCGGGCGAGGACACGGACAACTATGCGGACATCGAGACCGTCGTCGCCCCGAATGTCGGGCCTCTAGACGTGTACAAGGTGCACCACCACTGCAGTAAGTACAGCACCAACGCCAACTGGTTGCTAACCACGTCGCCCACGGTCGGGATCATCAGCACGGGGGACACGAATACCTACGGACACCCTGCTCCCGCTTGTCTGGACAGGCTGCATCAGGCGGGCACGAAAATGTATTGGACTGAACGCGGCAATGGTGGCCCGCCAACGGCCGGTGTGGACAAGATCGGCAAGAACATCATTGTGGAGATGGCGCCCGGCGCCAACACTTATACGGTCCAGTACAGCGGCGGCACGGACACGCACGCTCTCAAGAACACCGCGGGCACTCCACCGCCCATAGCGCCGAAGTTCTCGTGGAGCGCGCGTCCTGGCGCCAGACTGTACCACCTCAGCACGTGCGCGTACGTCGGGAACATCAGCCCGGCGAACCTGCAGCGCGGAGACACACCACCGCCGAACAAGACCCTGCACGCCGACTGCCCGGTTCATCACTGA
- the tldD gene encoding metalloprotease TldD produces the protein MGFSDSFFARRFSLTPRDLERWLAEALSRGGDFADLYFEYIESTSLSLDESIIKSATQGVTLGVGVRVLSGERTGYAYSGDLQPERILKAARTAACIAAGPASVIRSGLDEGEKLDLYSVPVPAAETSLAERVALILRADEVARSADAKVFQVQASFADNIKHILIASSDGSLVWDRQPMARLNVSVLAKGEDGRVENGYQGGGGRVGLDHFTSQDLPEKFAKEAVRQALVSLDAVEAPAGETTVVLGPGWPGILLHEAVGHGLEADFNRKKVSAFSDRIGQQVASPLCTVVDDGSMASRRGSLNVDDEGTPTRRNVLIENGILRGYLHDRLSSRLLGSGPTGNGRRESYQHIPMPRMTNTYMLAGESDPGEIVRSVQKGIYCATFGGGQVDITSGNFVFSATESYLIEDGRLTRPVRGATLIGNGPEALKWVSMVGNDLKLDEGVGICGKEGQSVPVGVGIPTVKIDKMTVGGNA, from the coding sequence ATGGGCTTTTCTGACTCGTTCTTCGCCCGGCGGTTTAGTCTGACCCCGCGCGATCTGGAGCGGTGGCTGGCCGAGGCGCTTTCGCGTGGCGGCGATTTCGCGGACCTCTACTTCGAATACATCGAATCCACCTCGCTCAGCCTGGATGAGTCGATCATCAAATCGGCGACCCAGGGCGTCACGCTGGGTGTCGGCGTGCGCGTACTCTCAGGAGAACGAACGGGTTATGCCTATTCGGGCGACCTCCAACCGGAGCGCATTCTCAAAGCCGCCCGCACCGCCGCCTGCATCGCAGCCGGGCCTGCGTCCGTCATCCGGTCCGGGCTCGACGAAGGCGAGAAACTGGACCTGTACTCCGTGCCCGTTCCGGCGGCCGAAACCTCGCTGGCTGAACGGGTTGCGTTGATTCTTCGGGCCGACGAGGTGGCGCGCTCCGCCGATGCCAAGGTCTTCCAGGTCCAGGCCAGCTTTGCCGACAATATCAAACACATCCTCATCGCCAGCAGCGACGGCTCGCTGGTGTGGGACCGCCAGCCGATGGCGCGGCTGAACGTGTCCGTACTCGCCAAAGGCGAGGATGGGCGCGTCGAGAACGGCTATCAGGGTGGCGGCGGGCGCGTCGGCCTCGATCACTTCACATCTCAGGATCTGCCCGAGAAGTTCGCCAAGGAAGCTGTACGCCAGGCGCTGGTTTCCCTGGATGCCGTCGAGGCGCCGGCCGGCGAGACGACTGTCGTCCTGGGCCCCGGTTGGCCCGGCATCCTGCTGCACGAAGCTGTCGGTCACGGTCTGGAGGCCGACTTCAATCGCAAGAAGGTCTCGGCCTTCAGCGACCGTATCGGGCAACAGGTGGCCAGCCCGCTTTGCACCGTGGTGGACGACGGCTCGATGGCCAGCCGCCGGGGCTCGTTGAATGTGGACGACGAAGGCACGCCGACACGCCGCAACGTGTTGATTGAGAATGGCATTCTGCGAGGCTATCTGCACGACCGGCTCTCCAGCCGTTTGCTGGGCTCCGGCCCCACCGGCAACGGCCGCCGCGAAAGCTACCAGCACATTCCGATGCCCCGCATGACGAACACGTACATGTTGGCTGGGGAAAGCGATCCCGGCGAAATTGTTCGATCCGTACAGAAGGGTATCTATTGCGCCACCTTCGGCGGCGGCCAGGTGGACATCACCAGCGGCAACTTTGTCTTCTCCGCGACCGAAAGCTACCTGATTGAGGACGGGCGCCTGACACGCCCTGTGCGCGGGGCGACATTGATCGGCAACGGGCCCGAAGCTCTCAAGTGGGTGAGCATGGTCGGCAACGATCTGAAGCTGGACGAAGGCGTGGGCATCTGCGGCAAGGAAGGGCAGAGCGTTCCGGTGGGCGTGGGCATTCCCACGGTGAAGATCGACAAGATGACCGTGGGAGGAAACGCATGA
- a CDS encoding outer membrane beta-barrel protein — translation MRGFPLIALFVTTLAAQPVSIGAKGGVRFGDYSLQSGVRQESQAYTVGPTVEVRLPWRHLSLEMDALYKHSGTSIVYRDFLGVLYSHRSRAAVWDLPVLAKYSLLSRPSRLNSFVNGGYALRLRHQRSFDFSSNTLPPPYGPYYSETTTSFGWEADHGFAVGGGVEMRLSRLKIAPEFRYTRWPTIDTYYDRFGGRSGLNPQQFEILVGLRF, via the coding sequence ATGCGAGGTTTCCCTCTGATTGCGCTCTTTGTCACTACCTTGGCCGCACAGCCTGTTTCCATCGGAGCAAAAGGGGGCGTCCGCTTCGGCGACTATTCGCTCCAATCGGGCGTTCGTCAGGAAAGCCAGGCCTACACAGTCGGGCCAACGGTGGAGGTCCGCTTACCCTGGCGCCACCTCTCACTGGAGATGGATGCGCTCTACAAACACAGCGGCACCTCGATTGTTTACAGAGATTTCCTCGGAGTCCTCTATTCCCATCGCTCGCGCGCCGCAGTTTGGGATCTCCCGGTGCTCGCAAAATACTCTTTGCTATCGAGGCCATCCCGCCTGAACTCATTCGTAAATGGCGGCTACGCCCTGCGCCTGAGGCATCAGAGGAGTTTCGACTTCTCCTCCAACACTCTGCCTCCGCCGTACGGGCCCTATTACTCGGAGACGACGACAAGCTTTGGCTGGGAGGCGGACCACGGGTTCGCCGTCGGAGGCGGCGTGGAGATGCGCCTGTCACGGCTGAAGATCGCCCCGGAATTCCGCTACACCCGCTGGCCCACGATCGACACGTACTACGACCGGTTCGGCGGCCGTAGCGGCCTCAACCCGCAGCAGTTCGAGATTTTGGTAGGCCTCCGTTTCTAG
- a CDS encoding GNAT family N-acetyltransferase — protein MTALRIEKLHRRHHLECFDCGREELVRFLIRFALQNQQAGASQTYVALADDEVVGYYTLAVGQVEYFDAPERLTKGLARHPVPIMLLARLAILTSWQGKGLGSGLMKDAMLRTLQAADIAGIRAFAVHAKDDEARSFYEHFDFVPSPTDPYHLYRLLKNIRALLGS, from the coding sequence GTGACTGCGCTCCGCATTGAAAAACTGCACCGCCGCCACCACCTCGAATGCTTCGATTGTGGCCGGGAGGAACTCGTTCGCTTCCTGATTCGATTCGCACTTCAGAATCAGCAGGCCGGGGCCTCTCAAACATATGTAGCTCTCGCGGATGACGAGGTGGTTGGCTACTACACCCTGGCGGTTGGCCAAGTGGAATACTTCGATGCACCGGAACGCCTGACCAAGGGCCTCGCCCGCCATCCCGTCCCCATCATGCTCTTGGCGCGCCTCGCGATCCTGACCTCCTGGCAAGGCAAGGGCCTGGGTAGCGGACTCATGAAAGACGCCATGCTGCGAACACTGCAGGCTGCGGACATCGCAGGCATTCGCGCCTTCGCAGTTCACGCGAAGGACGATGAAGCAAGGTCCTTCTATGAACACTTCGACTTTGTCCCATCGCCAACCGATCCGTACCACCTCTATCGCCTGCTCAAGAACATTCGCGCTCTTCTGGGATCGTAA
- a CDS encoding ISNCY family transposase: MTQAERDRLVALKKAKKRLITQQQAAEELGITERHVRRLLRELKRRGDKVVAHGLRGLPSNHKLSADTEQEAVAILSRPVYRGFGPTLAAEYLAKEHGIEVSRETVRQWMIKAKLWRAHKQRIEKVHEWRPRRSRYGELVQWDTSDHDWLEGRGEEVLLINMIDDATSRWFARFVASDSTLENMNHLERYLKQHGRPLAFYTDKASIFQTAEKTKRDGSRLGKSREELPPTQIGRALQELGITWIAAHSPQAKGRVERGFLTAQDRLVKGLRVAGVTTLEGANHYLETEFLPWVNAALAVVPAHPDDAHRPLEKQHDLAAILSHVEQRKVNSNYTFPLDSKIYRILRQDISAGLRGAFIRVEQRRDGSVAACFRGRYLRVERCEQRPKVKSVQAAQSKAPGKPAQKSAWNQNFDLKKAPKIWQAAQGSGSRREEPQ, translated from the coding sequence ATGACGCAAGCCGAGCGGGACCGCCTGGTGGCCCTGAAGAAGGCGAAGAAGAGGTTGATCACGCAGCAGCAGGCAGCCGAAGAACTTGGGATCACAGAACGGCACGTGAGGCGGTTGCTGCGAGAGCTAAAGCGGCGGGGCGACAAGGTCGTAGCTCACGGGTTGCGAGGGCTGCCGTCGAATCACAAGCTCAGCGCTGACACCGAACAGGAAGCGGTGGCCATCCTGTCGCGGCCAGTGTACCGGGGCTTTGGACCGACGCTGGCGGCGGAGTACCTGGCCAAGGAGCACGGCATCGAGGTGAGCCGGGAGACAGTTCGGCAGTGGATGATCAAGGCCAAGTTATGGCGAGCGCACAAACAACGCATCGAGAAGGTACACGAGTGGCGGCCGCGCCGGAGTCGGTATGGCGAGTTGGTGCAGTGGGACACCAGCGATCACGACTGGCTGGAGGGCCGGGGGGAAGAGGTTCTGCTGATCAACATGATCGATGATGCGACCAGCCGTTGGTTCGCTCGATTCGTAGCCAGCGATTCCACGTTGGAAAACATGAACCATCTGGAGCGCTACCTGAAGCAGCACGGACGACCGTTGGCTTTCTACACCGACAAAGCGTCGATCTTTCAGACCGCCGAGAAGACGAAACGGGACGGCAGTCGGTTAGGCAAGAGCCGGGAGGAGTTGCCGCCGACGCAGATCGGCCGGGCGCTGCAGGAGCTGGGCATCACCTGGATCGCGGCGCACAGCCCTCAGGCGAAAGGGCGGGTGGAGCGGGGGTTTTTGACGGCGCAGGACCGGCTGGTGAAGGGCTTGCGAGTGGCTGGGGTAACGACCTTGGAGGGAGCCAACCACTACCTGGAAACTGAGTTCCTGCCGTGGGTCAACGCGGCACTGGCGGTGGTGCCGGCACATCCCGACGATGCCCACCGGCCGTTGGAGAAGCAGCACGATCTGGCCGCGATTCTGAGCCACGTGGAGCAGCGCAAAGTGAATTCCAATTACACCTTCCCGTTGGACAGCAAAATCTACCGGATCTTGCGGCAGGACATTTCCGCCGGACTCCGGGGCGCATTCATCCGGGTCGAGCAGCGGCGGGACGGTTCGGTCGCCGCCTGCTTCCGCGGACGGTACCTCAGGGTGGAGCGATGCGAGCAGAGGCCGAAGGTGAAGTCTGTCCAGGCGGCGCAGAGCAAAGCACCAGGAAAGCCGGCTCAGAAGAGCGCGTGGAACCAGAACTTCGACCTGAAGAAGGCGCCCAAGATCTGGCAGGCGGCGCAAGGCTCCGGCAGCAGACGCGAGGAGCCGCAATGA
- a CDS encoding ADOP family duplicated permease, protein MTGHERTEWRSGEMVSSFLHDLRFAIRSLSRAKGLTATVVLTLALGIGANAAIFTLVRGVLLRPLVNRDEDRLIYIQQSAPGMGAAEVAFSVPEIQDLRAGVKSLSAFGEFSTIDFTMVGLGDPREVRAGVVDGSFFEVMGLRPVLGRLLDKHDDGPNAAGACVLTHRFWTTQTKSDPAVLGKTIRLGERSATVVGVLEPAIPYPAETEIIANVVTSPHHLSATMVTGRVHRMTELFGRLAPGATLESARAELRTVYGSMIKQHSEAYSPKANFQVDARLLRDQITSPARTVLLVLLGASILMFVIACSNVANLILARTVRREGELCTRAALGATTGALRRTLLAESLVLCGAGAALGVVSAGPMLAVLARYASRFSVRALDLTVDASMLWVGATLALVAAVALAMVPRLPSADASRGFGPTSGGVRITGSANRRLRMFAVTQIAASFVLLAGAAMLIKTLISLQSARTGFDTRRVLTVSVPVMSYGKTPEQVLSFYKETIRQITSLPSVDGVALGTFMPWRDGGKFGPGFSFTAEGRVPAPGEEDPRGRFRTVSPGYFSSLGVPIIAGRDFNEADRKGGERVVIVSQSLAQRLFPNQDAVNHHLMWTDPVMKFVDISTEPRRIVGVTADVDDENVVAGPAMTVYHPFSQEQLWAGNLFIHTSGNPYSLITPITRIIREKSAEQPVERAATLEDIRAEVLSPDRLNTLVFGGFAAVALAIAVVGVGGVLAFSVSGRTREFGIRLAIGSQPRHLVMGVINQGALIAGVGIAAGAAGGYALASLAGSFVQGMKMPGALPVAGSAAVLLVAALVASLAPAARAARVDIVQALRSE, encoded by the coding sequence ATGACTGGGCACGAACGAACCGAATGGCGATCTGGCGAGATGGTCTCCAGCTTCCTGCACGACTTGAGATTCGCGATCCGCTCGCTGTCTCGCGCGAAGGGGCTCACCGCAACCGTCGTGCTGACACTGGCGCTCGGCATCGGTGCGAACGCAGCCATCTTCACGCTGGTGCGCGGAGTGTTGCTGCGGCCGCTGGTGAACCGTGACGAGGACCGATTGATCTACATCCAGCAGAGCGCTCCCGGTATGGGTGCCGCGGAAGTTGCGTTTTCCGTGCCCGAAATCCAGGACCTGCGTGCCGGGGTCAAGTCGCTGAGTGCGTTTGGCGAGTTCTCCACGATCGACTTCACCATGGTCGGGCTGGGCGACCCCCGGGAAGTGCGGGCCGGTGTCGTCGACGGGTCGTTTTTCGAGGTGATGGGGCTGCGTCCCGTGCTGGGCCGGTTGCTCGACAAACATGATGACGGGCCGAACGCCGCGGGCGCTTGTGTCCTTACTCATCGTTTTTGGACGACGCAGACGAAGAGCGATCCGGCGGTGCTCGGCAAGACGATCCGTCTGGGTGAGCGTTCGGCGACCGTCGTCGGCGTGCTGGAGCCGGCGATCCCGTATCCGGCGGAAACGGAGATCATCGCGAATGTGGTGACCAGCCCTCACCACCTTTCGGCGACGATGGTGACGGGCCGGGTGCATCGGATGACGGAATTGTTCGGGCGCCTGGCGCCGGGTGCGACTCTCGAATCGGCGCGAGCCGAACTGCGCACCGTCTACGGGTCGATGATCAAGCAGCATTCAGAGGCTTATTCACCGAAGGCCAACTTTCAGGTGGATGCACGGCTGTTACGCGACCAGATCACCTCCCCCGCGCGGACGGTACTCCTGGTGCTGCTGGGCGCATCGATCCTGATGTTTGTGATCGCCTGTTCGAATGTCGCGAATCTGATTCTCGCGCGGACCGTGCGGCGGGAAGGCGAACTGTGCACGCGCGCTGCCCTGGGCGCCACCACGGGGGCTCTGCGGCGGACGCTGCTGGCGGAGAGTCTCGTGCTGTGCGGAGCCGGCGCGGCGCTGGGTGTTGTGAGCGCGGGGCCGATGCTGGCCGTGCTGGCGCGCTACGCGTCCCGCTTTTCCGTCCGTGCGCTCGATCTGACTGTGGATGCCAGCATGCTGTGGGTAGGGGCGACACTGGCGCTGGTTGCCGCTGTCGCGCTGGCGATGGTGCCCCGGTTGCCGTCGGCCGACGCGTCGCGCGGCTTTGGGCCGACGAGCGGCGGCGTGCGGATCACGGGCAGCGCGAATCGCCGGTTGCGCATGTTTGCCGTCACGCAGATTGCGGCGTCCTTCGTGCTGCTTGCCGGTGCGGCGATGCTGATCAAGACGCTGATTTCGCTGCAATCGGCGCGGACCGGATTCGACACGCGCCGTGTGCTGACTGTCAGCGTGCCTGTGATGTCGTATGGAAAGACACCCGAGCAGGTGCTGAGTTTCTATAAGGAAACGATCCGGCAGATCACCTCCCTGCCAAGCGTGGATGGGGTGGCTCTTGGGACATTCATGCCGTGGCGCGATGGCGGCAAGTTTGGTCCGGGCTTCAGTTTCACGGCGGAAGGGCGTGTCCCGGCGCCCGGCGAGGAAGATCCGCGCGGGCGGTTCCGCACGGTCTCGCCTGGATACTTCAGCTCCCTGGGGGTGCCGATTATTGCTGGCCGCGATTTCAACGAGGCCGACAGGAAGGGCGGCGAGCGGGTCGTAATTGTGAGCCAAAGCCTGGCTCAGCGCCTGTTTCCCAACCAGGACGCGGTGAACCATCACTTGATGTGGACCGATCCGGTGATGAAGTTCGTGGATATCAGTACAGAGCCGCGCCGCATTGTGGGCGTGACGGCTGATGTCGACGACGAGAACGTTGTGGCCGGTCCGGCGATGACCGTCTATCATCCTTTCTCGCAGGAACAACTCTGGGCGGGTAATCTATTCATCCATACAAGCGGGAATCCGTATTCGCTGATTACTCCGATCACGCGCATCATTCGCGAGAAGTCGGCGGAGCAACCGGTGGAGCGTGCGGCGACGCTCGAAGACATTCGCGCCGAAGTGCTCTCCCCCGACCGGCTCAACACGCTGGTATTCGGGGGCTTCGCGGCCGTTGCTCTGGCAATCGCCGTGGTGGGCGTCGGCGGTGTCCTGGCCTTCTCGGTGAGCGGCAGGACGCGCGAGTTTGGCATCCGTCTGGCCATCGGATCGCAGCCACGCCATCTGGTGATGGGCGTGATCAACCAGGGGGCGTTGATTGCCGGTGTGGGGATCGCGGCCGGCGCCGCCGGCGGGTATGCGCTGGCCAGCCTAGCTGGCAGCTTCGTCCAAGGGATGAAGATGCCGGGGGCCCTGCCTGTGGCCGGTTCGGCGGCGGTGTTGCTGGTCGCCGCGCTTGTCGCGTCCTTGGCACCGGCGGCACGTGCGGCCAGGGTGGATATCGTGCAGGCTTTGCGGTCGGAGTGA
- a CDS encoding TldD/PmbA family protein: MTPANGQEEIAARLVAMAMARGVTAAEATVSEGEEFEAQVRLGEVETLKEAGSRAAGLRVLLGQKVGSAYSSDLSEEGLQRIVESATSLAAISMADPHAGLPEPSDLGKLDRDLGLYSDSIGALETAFKIEQARAGEQAAMAVDPRIDNSEGGSFGSYTGWRAFANSLGFLGSYRTSSCSMSVVPVASVEGRRERDYWSSSARSFDRLEAADYIGRKAAERVLRRLGARKASTQKVPVVFEPRVARSLVGHIFSAVSGDSVYRKASYLAGKVGERVANPLVTIIDDGTMPGLFGTSPFDDEGVASRRTTVVGQGVLTNYLLNTYTARKLGMRTTGNASRGITGNASVGHGNMFLEPGENSPEAIIRSVKNGLYVTELLGSGVNIVNGDYSRGAAGVWIENGELTWPVHEITISGNLCRMFEQIEAVGDDLEFRGSVACPTLLVGEMTVSGH; this comes from the coding sequence ATGACGCCGGCCAACGGGCAGGAAGAGATTGCCGCGCGGCTGGTCGCCATGGCGATGGCGCGCGGGGTGACGGCGGCCGAGGCGACGGTTTCCGAAGGAGAAGAGTTTGAGGCCCAGGTGCGGCTGGGAGAAGTGGAAACTCTGAAGGAAGCCGGATCGCGGGCAGCCGGTCTGCGCGTGTTGCTGGGCCAGAAGGTGGGCAGCGCCTACTCCTCCGACCTCTCCGAGGAAGGGCTGCAGCGAATTGTCGAATCAGCCACTTCGCTGGCAGCGATCTCGATGGCGGATCCCCATGCCGGTCTGCCGGAACCGTCCGATCTGGGCAAACTCGATAGAGATCTGGGCCTGTACTCCGATTCGATCGGAGCGCTTGAAACGGCCTTCAAGATTGAGCAGGCTCGCGCCGGGGAGCAGGCGGCGATGGCGGTCGACCCACGTATCGACAACAGCGAGGGTGGCAGCTTCGGATCGTATACCGGTTGGCGTGCCTTTGCGAATTCCCTGGGTTTCCTCGGCAGTTACCGGACCTCTTCATGCTCTATGAGTGTGGTGCCGGTGGCCAGTGTCGAAGGGCGTCGGGAACGCGACTATTGGTCATCCAGCGCGCGCAGCTTCGATCGGCTGGAAGCCGCTGACTACATTGGCCGCAAGGCGGCCGAGCGAGTGTTGCGCCGGTTGGGAGCACGCAAGGCGTCGACGCAGAAGGTGCCGGTGGTCTTCGAGCCGAGGGTCGCGCGATCGCTGGTGGGTCACATTTTTTCGGCGGTCTCCGGAGATTCGGTGTATCGCAAGGCATCGTATCTGGCCGGCAAGGTCGGGGAGCGGGTGGCCAATCCACTGGTGACGATTATTGACGATGGCACGATGCCCGGCCTTTTCGGCACCAGTCCGTTTGATGACGAGGGCGTGGCCTCGCGCCGGACGACAGTTGTCGGGCAAGGTGTCTTGACCAACTATCTGCTCAATACGTACACCGCCAGAAAGCTTGGAATGCGCACGACGGGGAACGCGTCCCGCGGAATTACGGGCAACGCCTCAGTGGGGCATGGGAACATGTTCCTGGAACCGGGTGAAAATTCGCCGGAAGCAATAATTCGTAGTGTGAAAAATGGTTTGTACGTGACCGAACTTCTGGGTTCCGGTGTCAATATAGTCAACGGAGACTATTCCCGAGGTGCAGCCGGTGTGTGGATCGAGAACGGCGAGCTGACCTGGCCGGTGCACGAGATCACGATTTCGGGGAATCTTTGTCGTATGTTCGAGCAGATTGAAGCAGTGGGCGACGATCTGGAGTTCCGCGGTTCAGTCGCCTGCCCCACGTTGCTGGTAGGGGAGATGACGGTCAGTGGTCACTAG
- a CDS encoding DUF1778 domain-containing protein has translation MPKLETRNEKLDLRLTPSAKRTLQAAALATHRSVSEFILESALARAAETLPDRQHFGLNTEQWQAFQNALSAPPPPAPRLAKLLKRQSVFERGKV, from the coding sequence ATGCCGAAACTCGAAACCCGAAACGAAAAGCTCGACCTCCGGCTGACCCCATCGGCCAAACGCACCCTGCAGGCCGCGGCACTCGCAACGCACCGCTCCGTCAGCGAGTTTATTCTGGAGAGCGCCCTGGCGCGTGCCGCCGAAACCTTGCCTGACCGCCAGCACTTCGGCTTGAACACCGAGCAGTGGCAGGCATTCCAGAACGCCTTATCCGCCCCGCCCCCACCAGCGCCGCGGCTCGCCAAACTACTCAAGCGCCAATCGGTCTTCGAGCGCGGCAAGGTCTAG